The following coding sequences lie in one Arachis hypogaea cultivar Tifrunner chromosome 4, arahy.Tifrunner.gnm2.J5K5, whole genome shotgun sequence genomic window:
- the LOC112795697 gene encoding putative pentatricopeptide repeat-containing protein At1g16830: protein MCAWKHMRWALFVHNSKPHHQVMRVTRLLARVFLSRCYASSCHCLQWGGGNNTSSSSNIINEHKTKTKTKMELVMSRIDVVHSTVARCPSDLITLSLFIWTAQRQNYYNDFNYNYSHDIRALDYMVPVLQRLTNHYKTLQVILFQLETIGCVIKRATYILLLRILWHAEMHPMVLEAYHLMQVSGFEPNTFARNILMDVLFKIGQPNLALRVFHHTEAPNFFTFNYALCHLSKLNDITHTGYVFRLLLRMGYYPSIPMFEMLLNCFSRMNGLLQVYQVLGLMISLGFELSVNIWTILIHTYCKVGRLDVARNLHLKMAGSGCSPNVVTYTILFKAFMQSGMVTEALDLLKIMLSTDQNPDLILCNVLIDCLSKVGRYQDAVEVFAGLSKQNLKPDSYTFTSLLSTICLSGKFYLLPKFNLLPKLVCGYVDTDLVLCNALLCSFVKAGLPSHAVELYNNMVDKGFTPDNYTFAGLLTGLCASRRIEEAVNVYRGLSMSYPDVDAHIHTVIIGGLVKVRKYNMAADVFRFAVLKKYPLDGVAFGVGIYALLRCGRIQEARAMYDQMKVNGLRPDGHTFNLMIYVFCREKNLQMIKVMLQEMIDFRVELSDRNLLNISKLPCGSETYFSTLNLLSKMRGLGLLSAKVLHSSILNAQTEGEEAKEKVYTNSESEQNLLSYSSSSEDLSDIAAVC from the coding sequence ATGTGTGCTTGGAAACACATGAGGTGGGCTTTGTTTGTTCACAACAGCAAGCCACACCACCAGGTCATGAGAGTGACAAGACTGCTAGCTCGTGTCTTCTTGTCTCGCTGCTACGCATCATCCTGTCATTGTTTGCAGTGGGGTGGTGGCAACAACACCAGCAGTAGTAGTAACATCATCAATGAAcacaaaactaaaacaaaaaccaAAATGGAATTGGTTATGAGTAGGATTGATGTTGTGCATTCCACAGTGGCCAGGTGCCCCTCTGACTTGATTACCCTTTCCCTTTTTATCTGGACTGCCCAGCGCCAGAATTACTataatgattttaattataattactcTCATGATATCCGTGCCCTTGATTACATGGTCCCAGTGCTTCAACGTCTCACCAACCATTACAAAACCCTCCAAGTTATTCTTTTTCAGTTGGAGACTATAGGATGTGTCATAAAGCGTGCAACTTACATCCTCTTATTAAGGATTTTATGGCATGCCGAAATGCATCCCATGGTGCTTGAGGCTTATCACCTGATGCAAGTTTCGGGCTTCGAACCTAATACATTTGCTCGTAATATCCTCATGGATGTTCTATTTAAAATTGGCCAACCCAATCTCGCATTGAGGGTTTTCCACCACACGGAAGCCCCAAACTTCTTCACCTTTAACTATGCACTTTGTCATCTATCTAAGTTAAATGATATTACTCACACCGGTTATGTGTTTCGACTCCTGTTGAGGATGGGCTATTATCCCAGCATTCCCATGTTTGAGATGCTTCTCAATTGTTTCTCTAGGATGAATGGATTACTTCAAGTGTATCAAGTGCTGGGTCTCATGATTTCTTTAGGGTTTGAATTGTCTGTTAACATTTGGACGATTCTCATCCATACATACTGTAAAGTGGGGAGACTTGATGTTGCTCGCAATCTGCACTTGAAAATGGCTGGAAGTGGTTGTTCCCCTAATGTTGTGACATATACAATCTTGTTCAAGGCATTTATGCAATCTGGCATGGTCACTGAAGCCTTAGATTTGTTAAAGATCATGTTATCTACTGACCAAAATCCGGATTTAATTCTTTGTAATGTATTAATTGATTGCCTTTCAAAGGTTGGAAGGTATCAGGATGCAGTTGAAGTTTTTGCCGGTTTGTCAAAACAAAATCTAAAACCTGATTCTTATACCTTTACTTCATTGTTGTCTACAATTTGTCTTTCGGGAAAGTTTTATCTATTACCCAAGTTTAATCTATTACCCAAACTAGTCTGTGGATATGTAGATACTGATTTAGTGCTATGTAATGCACTTTTATGCTCTTTTGTTAAGGCTGGACTTCCCTCTCATGCAGTTGAACTCTATAATAATATGGTTGATAAAGGTTTTACACCAGATAACTATACTTTTGCTGGATTACTGACTGGACTTTGTGCTTCGAGAAGAATTGAAGAAGCAGTTAATGTTTACCGTGGTCTTTCCATGAGTTACCCTGATGTTGATGCTCACATCCATACTGTGATAATAGGAGGGCTTGTCAAGGTTCGGAAATATAACATGGCTGCTGATGTTTTTAGATTTGCAGTATTGAAAAAATATCCACTTGACGGTGTAGCATTCGGAGTTGGCATATATGCACTACTTAGATGTGGAAGAATTCAAGAGGCCCGTGCAATGTATGACCAGATGAAGGTGAATGGTCTTAGACCTGATGGTCATACATTTAATCTGATGATTTATGTATTTTGCAGAGAAAAAAATCTTCAAATGATTAAAGTAATGCTACAAGAGATGATTGATTTTAGGGTAGAATTGAGTGACAGGAATTTATTAAACATATCTAAACTTCCATGTGGATCAGAGACATACTTTTCTACTTTGAACTTGTTGTCTAAGATGAGAGGTTTAGGATTATTATCTGCAAAGGTGTTGCACTCATCAATCTTAAATGCACAAACTGAAGgtgaagaagcaaaagaaaaagttTATACCAACTCTGAATCGGAACAGAACTTACTTTCATATTCATCCAGTTCTGAAGACCTATCAGACATTGCTGCAGTTTGTTGA
- the LOC112795699 gene encoding alpha-N-acetylglucosaminidase, translating into MNPNMLPFFPAIFLIILQSLWFPNPALSSTAGLDSISRLLRIQDRQRAPPSVQEAAAAAVVHRLLPSHSSSFHFRIISKDECGSDYCFVVKNHPAYTRAGDPQILIAGTTGVDIVAGLHWYLKQRCGSHISWDKTGGSQLSSVPKVGFLPRVQEAGILVPRPVPWSYYQNAVTSSYSFAWWDWNRWEKEIDWMALQGINLPLAFTGQETIWQKVFQEKFNMSTSDLDDFFGGPAFLAWSRMGNLHGWGGPLPQSWLDQQLNMQKKILARMYELGMNPVLPAFSGNVPVALKRIFPLAKITRLGNWFSVKNDVKWCCTYLLDATDPLFIDIGKAFIEKQLQEYGRTSHIYNCDTFDENTPPSDDPEYISSLGAAIFKGMQSGDDDAVWLMQGWLFSYDPFWKPPQMKALLHSVPIGKLVILDLYAEVKPIWITSGQFYGVPYIWCMLHNFAANIEMYGILDAIASGPIKARISINSTMVGVGMSMEGIEQNPIVYDLMSEMAFQHNKIDVKVWVDLYSTRRYGQSVPLIQKGWNILYHTIYNCTDGAYDKNRDVIVSIPDVDPSLISGQQNGFLKYGKPYTKTFIREITDSFEQPHLWYPTSEVIHALELFLCSGDELSRSNTYRYDIVDLTRQVLAKYANQLFFEVIEAYQSRDLDQVTLLSRKFLNLVNDLDTLLATHDGFLLGPWLESAKQLAQNQEQQKQYEWNARTQITMWYDNTELEASLLRDYGNKYWSGLLRDYYGPRAAIYFKQLRESLENGEDFNLKEWRREWIKLTNDWQNSTNIFPLKSRGDALNTSRWLFNKYLRTSTILA; encoded by the exons ATGAACCCCAACATGCTCCCATTTTTTCCCGCCATTTTTCTCATCATACTCCAAAGTCTTTGGTTCCCAAACCCAGCTCTCTCTTCCACCGCCGGCCTCGACTCCATCTCTCGCCTACTCCGAATCCAGGACCGCCAGAGGGCTCCTCCTTCCGTCCAGGAAGCCGCTGCTGCGGCCGTCGTCCACCGCCTCCTCCCTTCCCACTCCTcgagcttccacttccgaattaTCTCCAAG GATGAATGCGGCAGTGACTATTGCTTTGTAGTAAAAAACCATCCTGCTTACACACGAGCCGGGGATCCTCAAATACT TATAGCTGGGACTACTGGAGTGGACATTGTGGCTGGTCTACACTGGTATTTAAAGCAACGGTGTGGCTCACATATATCATGGGACAAAACTGGTGGCTCGCAACTATCTTCGGTGCCTAAGGTGGGATTTCTTCCACGTGTTCAGGAGGCTGGGATCTTGGTTCCGAGGCCTGTTCCATGGAGCTATTACCAAAATGCTGTTACATCTAGCT ATTCGTTTGCCTGGTGGGATTGGAACAGATGGGAGAAGGAGATTGACTGGATGGCTCTGCAGGGTATCAACCTACCACTCGCATTTACAGGTCAAGAGACTATCTGGCAGAAAGTGTTTCAG GAGAAATTTAACATGAGCACTTctgatttggatgatttctttgGAGGCCCCGCATTTCTTGCATGGTCACGAATGGGAAATTTGCATGG ATGGGGCGGACCCCTGCCACAGAGCTGGTTGGATCAACAGTTAAACATGCAGAAGAAAATTCTTGCCCGAATGTATGAGCTTGGAATGAATCCTG TCCTACCAGCTTTTTCTGGAAATGTCCCTGTGGCACTGAAACGTATATTtccattagcaaaaataacacgCTTGGGAAATTG GTTTTCTGTTAAGAACGATGTCAAATGGTGTTGCACTTATCTTCTTGATGCTACTGATCCCTTGTTCATCGATATTGGGAAAGCATTCATTGAGAAACAATTGCAAG AGTATGGAAGAACCAGCCACATATATAATTG TGATACTTTTGATGAGAACACCCCACCTAGTGATGATCCAGAGTACATTTCATCATTAGGAGCAGCAATCTTTAAGGGAATGCAAAGTGGTGATGATGATGCTGTTTGGCTGATGCAG GGATGGCTATTTTCATATGACCCATTCTGGAAACCACCACAAATGAAg GCCCTTTTGCATTCTGTTCCCATTGGAAAGTTGGTCATACTTGACTTGTACGCTGAAGTAAAACCTATATGGATTACATCAGGGCAGTTTTATGGAGTTCCCTACATTT GGTGTATGCTGCACAACTTCGCAGCAAACATCGAGATGTATGGGATATTGGATGCAATAGCATCTGGGCCAATTAAAGCACGTATAAGCATTAACTCAACAATG GTTGGAGTTGGAATGTCAATGGAAGGTATAGAACAGAATCCAATTGTCTATGATCTGATGTCAGAAATGGCATTTCAACACAATAAAATTGACGTTAAG GTGTGGGTTGATCTGTATTCAACCAGACGTTATGGGCAGTCAGTTCCTTTAATCCAGAAGGGATGGAACATATTATACCACACCATTTACAATTGCACAGATGGTGCCTAT GACAAAAATAGAGATGTCATTGTATCAATCCCGGATGTCGACCCATCCTTGATTTCAGGACAGCAAAATGGGTTTCTGAAGTATGGCAAACCATACACAAAAACATTTATCAGGGAAATAACTGATTCATTTGAACAACCTCATTTGTGGTATCCAACTTCTGAAGTAATTCATGCATTGGAGCTTTTTCTTTGCAGTGGAGATGAACTTTCAAGAAGTAACACTTACAG GTATGACATTGTTGATCTGACTAGACAAGTCTTGGCAAAATATGCAAATCAGTTGTTCTTTGAGGTCATAGAGGCATACCAATCACGTGATCTTGATCAAGTGACTCTCCTCAGCCGGAAATTTCTGAACCTGGTCAATGATTTGGACACGCTCTTGGCTACCCATGATGGATTTCTTCTAGGACCTTGGTTAGAAAGTGCAAAGCAACTAGCTCAAAATCAAGAACAGCAGAAGCAG TATGAGTGGAATGCGAGAACACAAATCACCATGTGGTACGACAACACGGAGTTGGAAGCCAGTCTACTTCGTGATTACG GGAACAAGTACTGGAGTGGTCTTCTCCGTGATTACTATGGTCCCAGAGCTGCTATTTATTTCAAACAATTAAGAGAAAGCTTAGAGAATGGCGAGGATTTTAATCTGAAGGAATGGAGAAGGGAGTGGATAAAGCTTACCAATGATTGGCAAAACAGTACAAACATATTTCCATTGAAGAGTAGAGGAGATGCTCTGAATACTTCAAGATGGCTCTTCAATAAATACTTGAGAACTTCAACAATCCTTGCATAA